CAAGCATTGTTTTCTCTTACATAAAACTGAAAAATACCTGGGGCATGTCAACGGCATATTTGATTTCATCAAAAGTAATCCAAAGGGGTTCAAAAGGCAGAACCATTCCTCGCTTCTTGTTTCCATTGACTTCAGCAATGCTGCCCACTCTCGCAGACAGTGTTCTGGATGATACGCTTCTTCGACTTTCATTCCTTGAGTCTGCGTTGTTAACCAAGAAATCGTGTTATAGATTGAAATAGGAAAGCTACAATGGAGACATAATCCTGGGAACTTTTCAACCCACCAGAAGAGTTCTTTCCTCTTGATGATAGCTCAACGGAATCTCCAGCTTTATCGGCAAGTTTCTCAGCCAAGGCCTCTTTGGATAGTACTGCTTGAGGCTTCCCAAATGCTGCAACAATGTTGTTCGGATCATTAGAAATTCTGTTCATATGGAAACTCCAAAAACATATGTGCATAGATACTTACGGTTAAGAAACTTCAAGGCCAAAGTGTAGAAGAAATTGAATAGGAAAATATAACCGATTGTAGCTCCTACTCCAAGCCAGTACCAATACGGTTCTAAGAAAACCCCACGAGACTTCAAGACCATGATTCCTAACGATTCTGTTGAATTAGGAGGAACCTATAACACAAATATATCCATAAATGTATCAGCtaatgttttcaaaattaaatcaCAATATTTTAGTTATTTCTGCTTACATGGCTCCAACTGTTTCCGAGAAACTCATTGACAGCTATAGCGTTTTGGCCATACATCATCGGCGAGGCCCAATAACCCCATACCCACCACTTCATCACGTTATCTGATTCAAAAGGACATGTTCAAAACCATCAGCCAAAAGAAATGTGATAGTTTTCTTGTTACTTAGATTATATTGTTTTCGTGCATGGTTCACCTCGAGACAAGACAAAGCCACCCAAAACAAGTACTGCAACCAAGGCGAAAGACCCGAATGTGTTTGCAACAATTATATTCCTCCCTAATGCTCCCATAAATCGGAAGAGTCCTGATGCCATCTGGTTGAGCAATAGGAGTAAAAGATATTGTTTGAGAAACCTGCCATTGAGAGTTGTCATCAGATTCTGGAACCAAATCTGAACTATAAATAGGAAATGTAGTGTGTAAGACGTTTTCTTTCTCACCTTTCGAAATTTGGATCAAAACCGATTACATAGTATGTCATGATCACCCAAACTGCAACTTCTACGAAGCTGATAGGGATCTTAAGGATCCATGTCGGTAAAGAGTATGCCCAAGCAGGATAGAACAGAAGGTCCCTTTGCTTGAAAAATACAGGAAGTTTCATGATAGTCATGGCAAGCTCTGAGAACCCATTAAACATAATTATGACCACTGCGAAGAACATAGCACCCATGAAAATACCCCCATCGTCAACTGTATTCTTGTGCAAGTCAGTCCGGCAAAATAGCGTCATTGATATAAAAGCCATTAGAGTGAGCTGAGACCAAAAACCACAAGAAATTAATATGTCTAGTACTCATTGAGTTTCACCGAACAACTCTTCTTTCCATGTAGAGTTTGCACTTATTTCATATTATCTTCCAGCAGATTACAAATACAGTGTGATTAAAATTTACATTAAGTACCACTTACCTGAGTCATTTTGAAAATGTAGACGAACGAATTCCTCTTCATAAGCAAGAATTCTCTATCAATGCAAGCTTTAAGCAATTCCTTCTTGCTAACACCATACTTCTGAGTTGTCAAAGCTGCGGGGTGACCCATGGACTTTTCAAATGGAGTAGCAAGCTCATCGCCAAGTTTTCGACCAATATGAAATGACTGAAATGCTTCAGCAAATTCCTTGGAAGATATAAAACTATATGGCTCTTCTTTATCCGCCCAGTACTGCTCCTGATCTTTCTTTGATGTTACCTATAATGCAGCAGGCAAGCGAAAAATACTGAAAGGTTAGGAACTTAGGAGAAAGTGACCTAACGAAGTAGTAAGACAACAATAAGAGTGCAAATTATACTTCTTGTAAGAAGTCAGCTACTCCTTTCCTCTCTGGACATTTGAATCCCATGTGCTCAAAGAACTCAAGCACATTTTCACGGGGACCTTGGTACACAATTTGTCCATCAGACAGAAGAATTATGTCATCAAATAAGTCGTAGGTTTCTGGTGCCGGTTGTAGAAGAGAGATAACAGCAGTTCCACTGAGGATGTGGATAGATTCTCTGAGTGATTTCACTATCTGAAATGTTGTTGAACTGTCTAAACCGGTTGATATCTCATCCATAAAAAGCGCTCTTGCCGGCCCGACCAGCATCTCCCCTGCAGTTATGGATCAGAATTTTTTATAACCAATAGGCAAAGAAAGAGCGTCTAGCATTAGTTATGACTGAAAGATAATCGATGTTTTACCTGTTGTGAGTCGCTTCTTTTGTCCGCCAGAAATACCTCGTACCATTTCATCCCCCACCATGATGTCCGCGCAAACCTCAAGTCCCAAAATCTGCAAAATTTTTGTTATCATCTGAAGGAAAAAATGGTCCCAAAATCTAATACATTTTGTCAGCTTTGAGCTTAAACTTAGAAGGAAAAAGAATCCACCTTGAGTATATAATCTGTAACTACATTGGTCTCCTGTCCTTGCAGTGATGCTGCCTAAAAAAGTTGAAAAGCAATTCAAAATATTGAAAACGGCTTTTTTTACCAGCACTTTTGCATTATCTGAAATATGTTATTAACAGAAAGTTCTGTGCATATTAAGTTTACCTTCATGTAGATATCTAGATCAGGATCTGGTATAATGTTCGCTTCCTTTTCTCTCCTTGATAATTCTGCCAACATTTCTGAAAAGATtccaaatgaaaattttgattcagaTTCATGAGAATTCTTCAgtcaaaacacaaaagtcaAATTTCTTGGGGTTTCAACTCACCGTAACGTGGTCCGACCCCTTGACATCTTGCCGAAAAAGCCAGTGTTTCTCTCACTGTCATTTCGCCtatgtggagatcatgctgacTAATATAAGCCGAGGTCCTCTCCGGCACAAACTCTTCCATCCCATGTCCGTTATACTCAACTCTCCCAGAAAACTACAAGTTTATGAACAATTTATTGAATCATGAGGTGAAACAACTATATTAAAAGGGTTGCTTACAGAATTGGAATCTTATATCCTTACTTTTAGATCTTTAGCAAGTTTTCCAGCCAAAGCCAATAGTAATGTGGTTTTTCCAGAGCTTGGGGGTCCTAAAAGCAGTGTCATTCTGCAGAAGCCGAATCCGAAAAATTAGAAGTGGACAGTTAAAAGGTGCGTGATGATTTACACCAGTACTTAGTTCAAGCCAATTACCTTCTAGGCTTGATAATTCCACTAACATCGGCAAGGATCGGTAACGGATGCTTTCTACTTGGAAGAACGTGAACAAAATTCAGGCATCCCTTCAAACAGAAAATGTATTCGGCATTAAGTTTCAAAACTATAAATTGTTGAAGTTGCATAATTTAAAAGGTGAAATTGTTGAATCACCtccaaaatattagccaaaaaaTTGAATATTGTAGGTAAAGCCCTGCCTCCCACATAAGCTTCTGCTTCAACATTTAAATGCTCAAAACGCAATTCAATTGTTGGAATATCAAGTCCAACGCTGAGACAAACCAAACAACAaacataaaattttcaaaacaaaatCTGACCACAAATTTCTTCAGAAAAGCTAAAAATATGAAAACCTATTGCACAAAAGTCCCatgttgtttcttttcttttgaaaagatgATATTTAAAACTACTCTGATTCACAGGAACATATTTCAACTTGGGTGCGAGACTACCTTGACCCACTGGCCGTCTACGATCCCCATTTCTTCTCTTGAATTTCACAATACAAGTTAATTAAGATGCAAAACTTACCGATTAATCCGGTCCTTGAGCTTCAACAAGAActtctcattatcttcatcTGCAGTTTTCACCAGCCTCTCCAACACATTCTTTCTTTCAAGCAACCCAAGATTCTTGATATCAATCTCTCTTCCTTTGCCTTCTTCCTCAGTGAGAATGCCGCGCTGAATGCGCAAATAAGTAGGCAGCTTCTCAATGGCTGCCCATTTGAGAGCTTCTTCATCATCTGCATCGTGTGAAGACTTGGAGAAAACATCCATGGTGCTGTTTCTCCAAATATTTGAACTGCTCAAACGAGCACTACTCACTCTAAATATGTCACCATTACCATTATCCATTTTTTACTCCTTTTTGTTTTCACTTCCCAATACAATCAAGCACAACAACCCACAAGGCCTTGTGTAAATCTCATGCAAACAAACACGTAGTCGTGGATTTCTGAGAAGAAAGCAGCTCGGTATCCCGGATGGGACTGAATATTTATGGATGAACAGGCTGCAGAGTTAACATTAATAAGGCATGAGGCAGGTCCGTGTTTCTGTGTTCCTGCATTGAGAGGATTTTGTGGGggttttctgaatttttgagtATGAAGCGAGAGAAGGGTATTTATACACAAACTAAATTAATAGTCAACTTGTATAGTACTGtatattgttgttgtaatatgatgcaagggCACATATCATATATACACGGCTCAACttgaaataaaaatgaaaaaataaactaGAAGTTATGAAAATATTATCCAATAAAATGGGTGGAAGTTACTATAGTTGTATTTCGGTTGTGAAAAATTATTATGAGTGACTGTAATACCGTGTGCTATTTTCACAGTGGgattctcatatatatatacaagcaATATTTTACATTGAATTATCTAAATTACGAGAAATAAGATTCAAACTTGAGTACATATGAAAGTGAACGTTGTTCTAATCAACTTGGTTAACTCATATCTGAACAATGCTTTTTTTTGAGAACCTTCACAATGTAGTTTTAAAATCATTAATGAAGTGGCATTTTACTTGAGCTGTCCAAgaatccaaaatccaaataATATACATGACTTGTCGACAATTTTAACAATCAATGAGAACTAGTAACAAAAAATCAATAgataaggaagaagaaagattctgtccagaagaaaaataaattagaaatgaTTGTGCGCCAAGTATTGTTTCTTCGTCACGCTAACTCCGAGACAACACTAAATAGAATAAGTTTTAATGTCAACTTAGGCCCTGGTTAGAGATTGTAAATCTTATGCCACCATACAAAGCTTGTATAATTTAAGTACTTCtaaataaaagaattttttaaattaaaggaTTAACTGTGTATTGGGTTTGTTTATAGGATCCCTAAGATTGGATTAGTAATATGGCACATGCAGTCTAGTAATGTAATCCCTGAAATAAGCATATTTCATcacaagaaaagaagaagacgaagaagaagaatgttGTACTTTTTAGTGAACGGACCCTTTTGTTTAACctataagagcaagtccaccggagtgGACTTTGCCCAGCACTCAGTCCAAATAGAAGCCCAGCACCCTGTCCATGTCCTCCAGCCCGCGCAACAGCCTGGCACCTAGCCCATGCTGGTCTCTGGGCCAGCACAAAACAGGCTGACCaagaagtccgaccatttgCTGGTGCATGGCCATGTGGCCGATCCTGggttcttggatttgaatatttttcaaatccaacggtccagattaattaactacattaaaattaattaaaaaatataaaaaaaatacagtaaaattttaaaaaagttattttttttttctataaatacctaaccctcatcttccaccttacaccacatttatttagtgtgtttttttttaagtttatttgatgagtatgtaattttattttagtgtgtattttttttaagtttatttgaaattttatccgaaattggttaaaaatcttatccgaaataaacttaaaaaaaaaaacacaccaaataaatgcgctgggtgccagcgcaattttttaggggtggagatgccttggcctattactgttcactccagtctattactgttcacttgagtggataaatgcgttgggtgctggcgcaaagtccttaggggtggacttgctctaagatatgatttttcttttgggcAAGTAATTCATATTATTTAGTCATTATTTCTTGGCAGACACTACTCCTTTAACAAAAGCTTTTGGCAGTCTTCTAGTTTCCAGGAAATTAAGAGACCTATTTCTTGGAaaacaatcaaaatttgagCATCGCCAAGGCATGCTTCGATCCACACAGCTGAAAAAAGGTGTGGCACATTAGGATTTAACCACATCAAAGGGATGCGGCAAGTTAACACAAAATTTGTGTCATGTAATTACCATAAAATCCGACtgacgaaaagaaaaaaaaattaacacataTATTAATGTCCCTTAATTATTAAGATTGGGTAATATGGATTAAAGGGTGAGGTAGAGTGACAAAGTTGACATCTTTCTAGAAGTACTAGCTACTTAATTTTTATGTCAAGGTAGCATATAATAGATTAGCAAATAGCACCATATATAGTAAATTCGCATATAATacatgtattatatatatatatatatatatatatatatatatatgtacatgtttTTAAAGAATACTTATGTTTTTAGTACACATCTTAATAATTCTTTAAATTGCACGTTTTTTAAAACTCCAACATGTGACACACGTACTTACGTACTTTTCACGTTTAATACATGctatgtgacagcccgtccctaattttaagagtttttaaagttttaataaaggattttacaaaaatgccctttgaggcatgCGCATTATTTGAGGTTAATCGtcgtgtcgtgccatctaagatttgttttcttgacatatcctcgtagtactcgtcgctacggaaGCATGGGCGCAAACGGTTCgttatttggagttataacgaaaaagattttaaagtttgaagtttgggcattttatgaattttattattaaaatttggatggcTCAGATTAAAGGAAATCTGAAATGGATGGCTTGGAtgtaagggaaaaaaaataaaaataaaaagatgttgaaaggtttttgtgtgtgtgtgtatgtgacgaaaaacaagaagaaaagaaagaaagaggaaggcatcggggaaaagaaaagaaaaagagaaacagAAAGGAGGAGAGAAGGGCAAAGCTGCCCAATCGGAacaagagagagggaggagttgGGCCAaccagaaagaagagaaagtggAGGACCaatcagaggaagaagaaataagggaaatgagggagagtGATGAACGGGGGAAAAGGAGGAAACGGGTCATCCTTGACCCATGCGACCCATGCCTTCAAACCGGCAGTTTCTCGCCGTTCTCGTTCAATTTTCCGATGAATTGGATCAAGGTACCACTCCCAATCAACACCTATGCCTTCCCTCTTCATGTTTCACcccaaaaatcatgaaatttgatgGTGGTTTGGTGAAGAACACACACGTGGGTGCCGCGACTTTCTTGTTCAAATTCCCTTAggacctagaacaaagcccaagcattggttgggacggtggagttgatttgaaggtcgaattgaaaacacccaattctagggttcttcacggttttggcaaaattggagctcttccaggccaaattggccttggccttaggtataaagtttactttactcgttgagatcttcaaatctgcaaattttggtaatttttggaaatagttaga
Above is a window of Malus sylvestris chromosome 15, drMalSylv7.2, whole genome shotgun sequence DNA encoding:
- the LOC126605674 gene encoding pleiotropic drug resistance protein 1-like; this encodes MDNGNGDIFRVSSARLSSSNIWRNSTMDVFSKSSHDADDEEALKWAAIEKLPTYLRIQRGILTEEEGKGREIDIKNLGLLERKNVLERLVKTADEDNEKFLLKLKDRINRVGLDIPTIELRFEHLNVEAEAYVGGRALPTIFNFLANILEGCLNFVHVLPSRKHPLPILADVSGIIKPRRMTLLLGPPSSGKTTLLLALAGKLAKDLKFSGRVEYNGHGMEEFVPERTSAYISQHDLHIGEMTVRETLAFSARCQGVGPRYEMLAELSRREKEANIIPDPDLDIYMKAASLQGQETNVVTDYILKILGLEVCADIMVGDEMVRGISGGQKKRLTTGEMLVGPARALFMDEISTGLDSSTTFQIVKSLRESIHILSGTAVISLLQPAPETYDLFDDIILLSDGQIVYQGPRENVLEFFEHMGFKCPERKGVADFLQEVTSKKDQEQYWADKEEPYSFISSKEFAEAFQSFHIGRKLGDELATPFEKSMGHPAALTTQKYGVSKKELLKACIDREFLLMKRNSFVYIFKMTQLTLMAFISMTLFCRTDLHKNTVDDGGIFMGAMFFAVVIIMFNGFSELAMTIMKLPVFFKQRDLLFYPAWAYSLPTWILKIPISFVEVAVWVIMTYYVIGFDPNFERFLKQYLLLLLLNQMASGLFRFMGALGRNIIVANTFGSFALVAVLVLGGFVLSRDNVMKWWVWGYWASPMMYGQNAIAVNEFLGNSWSHVPPNSTESLGIMVLKSRGVFLEPYWYWLGVGATIGYIFLFNFFYTLALKFLNPFGKPQAVLSKEALAEKLADKAGDSVELSSRGKNSSDSRNESRRSVSSRTLSARVGSIAEVNGNKKRGMVLPFEPLWITFDEIKYAVDMPQEMKTQGVTEDRLQLLKGVTGAFRPGVLTALMGISGAGKTTLMDVLAGRKMGGYIEGNITISGYPKKQETFARISGYCEQTDIHSPHVTAYESLVYSASLRLPPEVDSTTRKMFIEEVMELVELTSIREALVGLPGVNGLSTEQRKRLTIAVELVANPSIIFMDEPTSGLDARAAAIVMRTVRNTVDTGRTVVCTIHQPSIDIFDAFDELFLLKRGGEEIFVGPLGRHSSHLIKYFEDIDGVPKIKDGYNPATWMLEITAAAQEASIGVNFTEIYRNSELYGRNKAMIKELSTPPAGSKDLYFPTQYSQSFFSQCMACLWKQHLSYWRNPPYSAVRLMFTTFIALMFGTIFWDLGSKRTSKQDLFNAMGSMYAAVLFIGVQNAASVQPVVAIERTVFYRERAAGMYSALPYAFGQVVIELPYIFVQTIIYGVIVYAMIGFDWTVSKFLWYLFFMYFTFLYFTFYGMMTVAVTPNHNIAAIVSSAFYAIWNLFSGFIVPRTRMPIWWRWYYWICPVSYTLYGLVASQFGDIKDKFDTGESVEHFVRDYFGYRRDFLGAVAAVHVGICVLFGFTFAFSIKVFNFQKR